Part of the Ictalurus furcatus strain D&B chromosome 19, Billie_1.0, whole genome shotgun sequence genome, TACAGAGTTCTAAACTGCCTCTGGAAGCAACATCAGTACAAGAACTGTGCATCGTGAAATGGGTTTCCATGGCCAAGTAGCTGCACACAAGCCTGAGATCACTGTGCACAATGCCAAGCATTATCTGGAGTGGTGTAAAAAACACTGCCACTGGACTCTGGAGCAGTGGAAACACGTTCTCTGGACTGATGAGACAAACTTCACTATCTTGCCGTCTGATGGACGAATCTGGGTTTGGTGGATGCCACGAGAATGCTACCTACTGGAATGCAGGGCCTCAAGCCCATTGATTAAACGCTTtagggatgaattggaacactgaGACAGAATCAATGGGCACAAATTCTTCAAAATCTTATAAgacagccttcccagaagagaggAGATTGTGTTATAGCTGCAAATGGGGTGGCAAGTCAATATTAATGAACATGGTATCGGAATAGGATGTCCAGTAAGCTCATGTAggagtgatggtcaggtgtccacgtaCGTTTGGTCATATATCAGTCATGGATGATCACTTGGAGTTCCTAAACACTCAAGGTAACATgaggtttaaataaaaataaaaaacgtatAAATTGGAACAAGCATTtgttacattttgtttgtttctagaGGTGGGAATAATTGTGATCTgtaagtttgtttaaaaaaaaaatgttttttttttttcttaggatAAATTCACATCAAAGGTTTGCCCTCAGTGTGGAAATTTAAGCCAATGAACCATGACACCATTGTGTTttcataacatttaataaacccATCTTTTATGAAGGGCACCAATAATTCTGGACTTGACCGtgtataaagttgtgtgtgtctgttaagGATGTTTTCTCAAATCGTAATACCTGAGACTGACACTGGATCACGTTCACAACAAGAAAGCTGGAAATGTTCTTTTTCACTCAGGAATTTTTACTATCACTTCCTGTATTTTAGGTATTGCTGCACAGCTgaaagaggaagatgaagagcaGAGGGTGTCCGAGGAAACACCAGAAAGCACTGAATATAATGAAGGAAGCACTAATCGAAGCTTTCACAGGGTCCTCGTTGTTCCAGAGGCAGGCAGCGAGGAGAAAACCCCCAGCAGTCATTTGAACCGCTGCCCTCACTGTGAGAAGACTTTTgctaaaatgcagtttttaaaaaccCACCTAAGAGTACATACGGGAGAGAAGCCTTACGGGTGCTTGCATTGCGGGAGGAGGTTTTCTCACCTAGCGTCGTTAACAGGTCACAGGAGGACgcatacaggagagaagccgtatcagtgctTTCAGTGTGGGAAGAGGTTTGCTCTTTCAGGCTCGTTGAAATTGCACGAGAGGAtccacacgggagagaagccgtacCAGTGCCTTCAGTGCGGGAAGAGCTTTTCTAGGCatgcgtttttaaaaaaacaccagcGCATGCATTCTGGAGAGAAGCCTTTCTCTTGCCTTGAGTGCGGGAAACGATTTTCACATCCGAGCTCCCTGAAAGATCACGAAGGCTCGCACACCGGAGGGAAGCCTTATAGCTGTTCTGAATGCGGAAGGCAGTTTTCTCACCCGAGTTCACTAAAAGTTCACGAGAGGATCCATAGTGGCGAGAAGCCGTACCACTGCACTCAGTGCGGGAAGAATTTCTCCCATCTCACGTCGCTGAAAATTCACGTCCGAATACATACTGGAGAAAGGCCGTACCAGTGCTCCCAGTGTGGAAAGGGCTTCTCTCATGCAGGCTTATTGAAAGGTCACGAGAGGATACATACCGGGGAGAAGCCGTACCACTGCacgcagtgtgggaagagttttactcagtCAAGTGCGTTAAAAGTGCACCAGAGGATCCATACCGGAGAGAAGCCTTACCGGTGTACAGACTGCGACAAGTGTTTTTCTCATCCAGGCTCTTTAAAGATACACCAAAGAAAGCATACCGGAGAGAAGCCTTATCGATGCGAGCAGTGCGGCAAAAGCTTTTACAGATCATGGTACTTAAAAGTACACCAGAGAATACATACTGAGGAGAAGGAAATTAGCTCGAGCTGAAATTTTTGTATGGTTTGCATTAGAGGTATCTATTTATTATCTCCGTGACTGCTGTGAAGGGagtttttctcattttcaaGCCGGGTTTGGTGATGTAATCAGGTATTGACGATGTCTAATCGACGTGAGCATCgttactgtgtgtatgtgctgtacCGGAGTCAGACTTCTGAGAGTCTGCACACTATTCGAGCTCCGAATCTTCAACTCCTTTAGCGGTTAAAAACAGCATTAACGGTGGGCACATGGAAAATTAAAATACACGTGTTATACACTCGTGAATTCCAATGAAATTGGAATATTGATGGATTTGACTTTATTGTCCACCAATGTGGAAATTCTCCTTTGtcttctcataaaaaaaaaaaacaattaataagTAAAAACCCACAATaatacatacacaatatatCAATTATTTTCACAAGGAGTTGCTTACCCTTCATTTAATATTCTAATCGCCACTGGTATTCAGTCatgtttatacacatttctaagATATTTCAGGACCGTGTACCTTCTTCCAGATGGAAGCATTACAGATTCCGGGTTAAGTGGGTGTGTGGAGTCAAATACAACCCTCGTTGCTCTTCTGTGTCTTGCCAGCACATACAGTTTATCAAGCTGTATCTGCTGGCGtcctataattttttttttctaaataagataagaaaaaaataagtctAAAAACTGCTTAATAAGtaataaagcaaaaacaaaaacaaaaaggaggGGGTGAATCTGGAGGCATTGTATTTGCAGAAACATTGCTGTTTGGATGCATAATTGCAAATTGTAATTGCaatccattttaatttattgaaaacaaaaacaaaacaccacccCCAAAGTCAAATATTCCAGTCTGAGCATGAGCATAAATAGGTGCACAGATGTCTAGGATTTTCTATAACTTTGTTATATCACATGTACTAGTACATAAGTTCTGTGATCAATAACACGGTTTAAAGTGAGGAATCAATGAGAGTAAAACTACATGTACTCCATTTACGATAATACACACCTCGCTCACCATTCAGCATTGCCTCTCCCTAGATGAAGCAAAAGAAATACACTCCAAATAAAACAATGAGTACTCTGATTAGTGCTTGAGCTTAAATGTGAGTGAAAACAATCTTCTGTAATTGGTCatcatgatttatttaaaggatatggttatgtttattttttttagatatcaCCCACCCttaaattttgacattttttgtgtACATATCGTGTACATGTACTATcttttgtgtacattttatccTCTTTGTGATTACCACTCATCACAAAATAATGAGTTCTGATAAACTCTCATGACTTgtgtaaagaaaacatactgtaGGTCTGCTGTACCTTTTTAAGTGAACAGATTTTCCTTCATTAGGTTGACCAATGTAGTTATTTCTAAGTGATCACTTAGAAGATACTTAGATAATCCAAATAATACAAGCACGGTTCGCTTGTTTTGGAGAGAAATACAGCGTGTTTAATTTCCAAGTAGTTgccttgaaaagaaaaaaaactgtagctctgtctttctttgtggAAAACATATTGCTGGGCTGgactgcatatacagtatatactgttgtCACATCCTAACACCTAATTAAAGtgatgtttttatgtattatttatacaaGTCACTAAAATGGTTTTAGTTAATTAGAGAAATTTTTTTGGTTTCGAGCACATACAACCTTCATTACATCACGTTTCATTTGTATACAATAATGAGTTTATTTTGGGCTTACTGTTACTAATGTCATCTATAAATCCCAATTCAAACTTCATCTCTTTTTGTTGTTATGAAGACGTGATATTTAAAAACCCTCGAGTGTTGTGACATTGAATAACTCTTAACTATTAAGCCGGATCTGGGTGGCGTTAGTTTGTGAAGGGTGCTAGTGTACTTATGCTTCATTTGAATTTATATCTGGTTGTATATGGAGGTAATAATATAAAGTGGTTATACTtagaactctttttttttttttttatagggaAATGCTCAATTGAAAAGAATAAGGATACAAAATGGGAGTTTTTTGAACAGCAAGAGCAGAACATCATACCTTTCCTACACACACTTTACAAGTTTACAATGCCAGTGGATAAAGGTACGTTCTGGGTTGAAATCAGATGAACTCTTTACTGCACGGTGTTGCCATATGCCatttttgataggcaataatacaaagctactattttcctatgtaaccGGAAAAAGGGGTCTTTAACGTtaacatcataaaaaaataatgccacatcacatgaccaggaagtgctgtccttttctgcagtcacatggcatggtgaaggtcatcatcgGAGGATGATAAATGaaaatttgattcatttttcaatatttaggcaaaactacttaaaggggaaaaaaaatgaaacactatcTGCGataaattaatgtttattttttttccccatttaaacaagtttatatatactGAGTATTCTcttaaatagtaaaaaaaaaaaaaaaacacactaagCTTCTCTAATGGTATATTCACATTTTATCACAtccaaagtaagaaaaactgttgtaaATTCAGAAATTTTGCAACTGCACTTTATGTTCTAAAGtttgtttcaagagaaagaattaaaaatatacttcaCGCAAAACGTGTTCGGATGtaattttttgtatgtattttgagtgagtaaattcTTCCACATACTTTCTACAACTGTAATTCATTTCTAGAAGATACAGtataacttttacatgcttactagaTCGCAAAAAACTTATAGTCTGGGAAACGCAGTAATTGGAATCTCATCCATTTTGTGTTAGTTTCGACTCTATGATACTTTCCACAATTGTTTACCAACCCCCCGAGAGCAAAGCAGACCAGTGATTTTAAAATGGCACTGGGACCTTTAAAGAGTGGACTGGGAGCTGGTTTAAAGCCAATGCGATGTGGTCCATCTTCAGTCAGGACTGTAATAATGCCATTTTGTAATAGTGCAGAAATTTTGAGTTGAAATGGAAGGAAGGGATGTATGATTTTCAGCTAGGGACCCCTTCAACTGTTCCACTGACCCTCTCagtgcagatttattttatgaacattatcCATCTGTTCAAACATTAAGCACATTATTTGGTctgtatttatatagcgcttttttaactttagccgttccaaagcactttacactgtgtctcattcacccattcacacacacacaccaatggtagcagagctgccatgcaaggcgttagcttgccatcgggagcaacttggggttcattgtcttgcccaaggacaccggtatgtggagtcatgtgggccaggaatcgaaccgccaaccctatgattagtggacaacccgctctaccacctgagccacaaccgccCGTAAATATGTATTCTGGCTATTTATTGAAGCCGTAGAGAGTTTATACCAGAACTATCAACTATGCTAATAATTCAACAGTAGGTGTAATAATTTTGATAATGGTGAGTTATTATATCCatcactgtaacaaaaaaaatgtttcatggaGCAATTTATAGTTGCCATTGTAGTTCATCTATCACTATAGCTCTGAGGTATGTTGGGGTTGTACATGGCaaattttacacatgatttgatagtttgttattaaatatgtttatttaatcttattttattaaaaactgtaagtcattcccttcaaatgctattgggctttaaatgatggtatattttgtgtatgagcccattcagTAATtaaatacatggcaatttttTACAGATTTGATAGTAgcctatattttattaaatataaaaaccatCTAGATGGGCATCATAGTTGACACCTACATGAatactatacagtatagaaACGTGTAAACCAGGgcgcacgttcgcctcacacctccagggtcgggggttcgattcccaccgtggccctgtgtgtgcggagtttgcaaaCCCCGTGTtgcggaggtttcctccgggtactccggttcctcccccagtccaaagacatgcatggtaggctgactggcatgtctaaagtgttcgtagtgtatgaatgggt contains:
- the LOC128623126 gene encoding zinc finger and SCAN domain-containing protein 2-like — its product is MLRSAVCVPDVVQEQCCVKEECGDDCITACTVKTEEDETSIDTTIEGIAAQLKEEDEEQRVSEETPESTEYNEGSTNRSFHRVLVVPEAGSEEKTPSSHLNRCPHCEKTFAKMQFLKTHLRVHTGEKPYGCLHCGRRFSHLASLTGHRRTHTGEKPYQCFQCGKRFALSGSLKLHERIHTGEKPYQCLQCGKSFSRHAFLKKHQRMHSGEKPFSCLECGKRFSHPSSLKDHEGSHTGGKPYSCSECGRQFSHPSSLKVHERIHSGEKPYHCTQCGKNFSHLTSLKIHVRIHTGERPYQCSQCGKGFSHAGLLKGHERIHTGEKPYHCTQCGKSFTQSSALKVHQRIHTGEKPYRCTDCDKCFSHPGSLKIHQRKHTGEKPYRCEQCGKSFYRSWYLKVHQRIHTEEKEISSS